From the genome of Xyrauchen texanus isolate HMW12.3.18 chromosome 7, RBS_HiC_50CHRs, whole genome shotgun sequence:
CAGCAGCATTAGAGTGATGGGCTTTGTTTCTTATTGCTGCATATTTTGCAGTTGAACTATTGTGTACCCTGTGGGCAGGGCACTTCGAGATGGCATTCACTAGATCCTTTGTAGCAATTAAGTTCAATGTGTAAACTGCACACCATTGGTGaggtagtaaaaaaaaatatatttttaaaaaacacatctAGTTcgttttaagtgcataaaacattaGAAAAATTACATGAACAAACAGTAATTTACCAGAAATGAACAGCAATGACATTGCTAGGTCAAAGCTAACAGCTTAACTCTGACACACTTTTACTACTTATAGTCCAGCACTTAGTCCTTAGCTGAGGTATATCTTACTGTTGTAAAGTAAAAGGAGCACCTGCTCAAAATGTTCATCTTTGAGACTTTTGCGCTTCGGGTAAGAATATGATGATAGTGATAtgaaaattatcaataaattataAGCAATTTACTGCCGTTGCCTTGTTAATATTTAATCATAAGTAAATGTAGTCTGATTaggagtattttaaaatataattgaatCCAATTTCAAGTACttgattttgtaatctgattgtgtaatccagattacatgtaatctgttactaccctgCACTAGTAATTCTCTAGTCCAAGCAAAAACGTTACTTGTCcggagagaaaaaaggacatttaagttacatgctccagtaacatgtcaaagtttctGTTGTATGTTTCCTAAAATTACAACTGATGCTcaacctaatagtgtacctatgcaatcGACTCAATTCTCtgcaacagaaatgtaaactgcactggctattgtcatatggtaattattttatgttacatatggTTGTCAAATAAAGATAAGACTCCATCGCCAACATTAACAGCAGAGGTGCTCatacttctatggaatgagatctactttttcatcatgttattgcagcaagatctaacATGGATAAAATTTACATTGTCACAGTTCCAAAAATGTCAATAGTATGTAGTGAAATTTGACGATTCTCTATACCAGCTTCAAttccacaacaaataataacactaactaatttggaagaatggtttcaagttctcaaataattcaagactagtaaacagtcagtaataaaataacaatgaaaaacagcaatgaatGGAAACGGATTAGATATAATAGAAAgaattatgaaaattaatttttttaacagctttaaaagtttttaacagtaGTAGGCTATTCAGTAGTAAGTATTTAAGTAAACATTCAGattaaaatgcaacataaaacaactactggtctttactgtatgattataatacattaatactttttaaagctactaaatttACTCAGTCAAGAGCactgagtggttttcttgtttgattattataatggcACACTAGACAGCAGGAGGTCTATTAGTTTACAGttacaagtctgacattttaatacaaatcaaatttccccactgtttacattcactttagacataactcaATATGTTTACATTAATTCCTCACCAAGACGGCcattttgacagaatttttaaatgtatttgacagtTCAGGTGCGAAATTAGCGCGAGCATTTTCGGAACACACGTGCTTGTACAGCACACACaaagccacctgtcaatcaaacagggtgcaGATATAATATTATGCACTCTGGATTATTTCCAACAGCAGAATTAGTATATACATTTagtaataagtgacacaggcctagactatcacaaatatagctggttattttttttgttattgacgttttaatcagtctgcttgtccggtcggaaagtaaaattctctttcacttgtccTGGATAAGCGGACAAccattaatgtcgagccctgagaTTCAATTCTCATCAAGAAGaaattaattgtttacattttatgaaatATTCTATTTTGGTTCAGTtcacaaaaatctcaaaattgttcAATTCTCATCAAGAAGAttgattattttgattttatatattttttccccctctttAACAACAGGGAAGGCAGTGGAGTGGCCTTCTGCAGATGTCCAACAAGTCTAGTTGTTTAGGGCATCAGACTATTCACTGTTCACCACTGTTCACTAGAAGCTTATATGGACAGCTGCCCCCAAGCCATGTTGCAGGTGCTGCTGTAAGAGTCCAGTCTTTCCATTGGTCTGCACAGAGATGGAAGAAAAGGCCACCGGAAGAGAGTCCACCAAGAGAACTGGATTTGCTTCGTTATGACATGGGAGACCTGAAGAAAGCTCCAAAGCCAGCCCTCTATCTTGGATTAGCTGGTCTCATACCTTTTGTATCAGCTCCTGTACTTATGGCTGTTACAGAGCTGTATCTACCTGAAGTTGCATTTGCTCAAGTTGCATATGGAGCGTCTATTGTTTCCTTTCTTGGTGGGGCACGCTGGGGCTTTGCCCTGCCTGCCGGAAGTCCAGCAAAACCTGACTGGCTTAATTTAGCCAATAGCGTGGTTCCCTCTTTAATTGCTTGGGTAGCTCTCGTTTTTAGCCATGACATTACACAGTCTGCTGTGCTTGTGATAATGGGGCTTGGGATAGCATTGCATTATGACCTGTCCCTCCTGCCCACATACCCTAGCTGGTTTAAAGCAATGAGGACAATCCTCACAGCTGTAGCTTTTTTCTCCTTGGTGGGTACTCTTgttattaagcaattttatccAGAGAAGAAGTATTTCACAGACCAGTGATTTTTATAATGTCAATAAAAGATTTAAAACTATCGTCTCTGGCAATGTACAATGGattccaaattatttaattttacggTCTGGTAACTCTGGTAAAGTttctgtataatattttttatgccATGCTCTCCCCTCTTAGAAAATCAATTTACTAATTGATGATGTTTCTTGGCCACACAGATGTAGTCTTACAGCAGTGAATTCAAATCAAGGAACATGGccattttccaattttttttgtaTGACTAGACTTTCATTTACATGCTTTGTCAATTAGATCAATGACTGTGCCAAGTGATATTGAatgtttcaaattaaattatttgtattgtctTGAAAAAGGTAAACTTATTCCACTTGACTGTTTAGTTTTCTCTCTTTCTAATTATTTTGGAGCAAAACCACCAAACTTTGGACCTTCAGACTATGCCTAAAATGTTGCCTTTTAATGGTGcatcacattttattacattattttttggcAATGCTTCCCATATGCCATCTAAATATAGCGTCATTCTTTTACAATATGGCCTATTGCttctttcatctttgtttttgaaGTGCCC
Proteins encoded in this window:
- the LOC127646924 gene encoding transmembrane protein 69-like, which translates into the protein MLACIIGRHVLGTFRGRQWSGLLQMSNKSSCLGHQTIHCSPLFTRSLYGQLPPSHVAGAAVRVQSFHWSAQRWKKRPPEESPPRELDLLRYDMGDLKKAPKPALYLGLAGLIPFVSAPVLMAVTELYLPEVAFAQVAYGASIVSFLGGARWGFALPAGSPAKPDWLNLANSVVPSLIAWVALVFSHDITQSAVLVIMGLGIALHYDLSLLPTYPSWFKAMRTILTAVAFFSLVGTLVIKQFYPEKKYFTDQ